The Rhodoflexus caldus genome includes the window ATCAATATGTTTTGCACCAATTCACGAGTAGATTGACGAACATTGATGCCTGCGTAAATAAAACCAGCTCCATCAATAGTTTGCATTGAACCACCCGTAATAGATGGGCGCTCGTTAGTACTGACAAGAATACCTTGCAGTCGCACAAAAAAAGCAATGCCTTCAGCGCCAACGGGCACAGATGCGTTGAAAGGGTTAATTGCTTGACCGCCGGCAATAACAGTTGGCTCAACGACTATGCGGCAATTTGTGTAATGCTCATATCTGTCGCAAAGCACATCCAAGCAGCGCTCGATGTCCTGCGTTTGAATGACCAACGGGAATCGCTCGCTGCGATTGCCTTCAAAAACATCCCCCATGTAATTCAAAATTTGCTGATAATGGGTGAGCATTTGTGCTTTTGTCATTACCAGATACTCCTCACCGATAGGCTGGTGGAAGTGGCTGCGGATAGAACCGGCTTCAATGGCCTGTCCGTTGCGGACGGGCAAGGCAAATCTTGACATATGATTATTTTTTCTTCTTTTTCAAAGCCAAAACGAGAACTAATAGCAACAACAGCGCACCTCCGGCAAAGCCTGCATAAAGCAAGGTTTTGTCGTTATCTGCCTCTGAACCTCTATTGTTTGGAGTTGCCGATGTATCGTTAATGATAGGTGCTGTTGAAGTAGTAGTGCGCAAGTCTGCACCTGCATCCTCCAACCTACCAGATGACATAACAGGTTGTATTTGCGGAGATGTCGCCTGAATTGTAGCAGTTACAGTGCTATTTGACATAGTAACAGAAGCAGCTTCTGGCTCAACAGCCGAGCGAAACTCTGGAATGGTTTCAAAATCAGGCTCATAATTGCGTCCAAAGGACTCCGATTCGCCTCTGTATGAAGAATATTTTGGATATATGATGCCGCTATGATTCATATTATTTCAGTATAATGATTGCGATGAAGAAAATGAGCAGAGCCAATCCTCCGCCTGCCATAAGCAGCGTGCGCCTGCGTTTGTCTATTTCTGTGGTATTTGTTTCTAAGGCCAATTGATTTCGTTCGCCTTCATTCAATATTTTTGCACGCTCTACGGCTGCGCCTGCTAATTGAGCCTGAGCATTTATCTGAGTTGTTTTTTCAAGTTCACGCAATTTCAATTCTAATTCCTTTGCACGGTTATTTGCCGCCAGCGATTCAGCTTCAATGCGTGCTTTCTGCGCCTCTACCTCTGCCAACGCTGCATCTCTTTGCAGTTGTAGTGCAACTGCCTGATTTTTAAGCTCTAACTGAGCAGCCAAAGCAGCTGCCTCTGCCTGTGCTTTTGCAATATCAGCATCGCGACGCGCCTGACACGCGGCATTGCCAAAACAGGCATCTCTCAAAAAATCACTATAAAGCGAATGCTTTGTTGGATATATGATATTACTCATCTTTTCGCCTCCTTTTTAGTCATAGACAACAACACCACCACAAGCAGAAGCACCAGCATACCTGCTCCGATAAAAAGCGCTGTGCGTGCCATTGGTGAAGAAAAATCGCGGTTTTTCTGGCCACCAAACCAAGGTTGCAGCCATTCGCCCTGTCCTTCCGTGCCACTGCCCACAATGGTATTCCATGCGTTAAGGTCAGTTTGCAAGTTGGCCGATGAAACAGCAGCTTGCACCATTCCTGTTTGTGCCTGAGCCAGACGGACTTCGTTGATGCTGCGCATGGTGTCAGCTATTTGGCCGTCGCGCTTGGCAGATTGATTCGTACTGAACCTTGTTTCTGCCCTGTCGCGCATGTCTCCAATTATTCCTCCAAGTAACAAGCTCATTTTTTCAACAGGGTTAATATTACAATCAGTACTAATACTGCCACACCTGCAAAAATCCAGATAGCTTTATTTGAAGTTGCAAAAGCGCCTGAACCGAATTTAGTTTGCGCCTGCGTTGCAGTTTGCCTATTTCGCAACATACCCGCAGACGTTGTAAACAAAGCCTGCTTATTTTGCTCAATAAGCATTTGCTGCTGGGCGTTTAAAGCATCGCGCTGCGCTTTGTTTTGCAGCGCTTGACTCCCCAATTGCGCTCCTGCACCGACGACTGCGCCGACAGCCTGCGCGATAGCGGCAGTAGCTGGGTCTATTGGTACTGCCATAATCGTTAGTCTTTAAAAATGATAATAATCAGTGCCAAAGCGGTCATTGCTGCAATGCCCACCAGCCAGCAGTCCTCTTTGCCATCCACATATTTGGCAATAAAACTGCCTTCTTGCGCATGACCACCACAGCCACAGGGTTTCTTTTCAAGTTCAAATTCCGGTTCTTTCGCTGGCACATCAGGCATCGCTTGCGGCTTTTCAATGTCGTTTAGCTCAGAAATTGCCTCTCGGTCAGGATGTACCTTCAGCAATTCAATCACGCCTTCTGTGCCTTCTTTGCGAACAAGCTCCATTAGTGCCTTTTCCATATGCTGCGGTGTGTCATAAGTCATCAAATTGTTAGCTGCTAAAATGCTGCGCACACCATCCGGATTGCAAACCGTGCAATAACTGATAAGGTGTTCCAAATGTGTATTTTTTGAAGTGTTCATGTTTCTTTTGAAATAAAACAGCCCAAGCCCAAGTTTTGGGCATGGGCTGCGAATTTTTGAAAAGCAATTTGATTACTTACCCACCAAAGGATTGATGCGAGACATCTCAACCGCAGAAACACCGCGGAGCACGTTAATCAAATTGACGCGCGCTTTGATTTGGAAGCGAATTGTTACGGTTTCGTTGGCCAATACAGGCACTTCCAGACGAGTGTTGGGAGTAACACCAAGCTCAAAGGTCGGGTCAATCAGGTGCTTAGTATCTTGCTCTTTGTTGCCTTTCCATGTGATTGGCAGAATCGGCTTCACGCTCTCCGCACCAGCACCAATTGGCTTTTCAACTGCACGCCATTGCTCGTTGCGCTGCGCATCTGTTGTAACGATATAGCTCACGCCTTCAATCAAGAGCGCACCCATTGACTTGATTTGTTCACGCAGTCGAGTATGAGTGCCACCGGCTAAGTTTACCGTAACGTTGGCAGGTTGGGCAGGCGCATCAATTGCATCAAACAAAATGGCCGTTGCTGTTGAAGTGCCGTTGTTGGTAATGGTGAAAATAAGTGTTTCTTCGCCTTCAGGAATATTGCGCATAGTGCCTTGTCCGTTGAAGCCGGAAGTGCCACTTTTGTTTGAAAACAAGAACTCCTCTGAGTTGAAATTAGAAAAACTTTTGTCCGCCTCAGCTTGAGCGGCCAGATTTGCGATATTTTTCATAGTTGATTGAAAATTGCTTTTTTGTGAATGTTATGCCTGAAACTGACTATTTACCCAGCGTGCATATCCGAGAGGCTTCGCCAACAAGATAAACAAGAGTGCTGCCACTAATGCAATTAATGCCGTAATGCCGTATTCTTTCAATTGATAAGTATCCATTGTTTTTTGAATTATTTACACAAAAATAAAAGCGCCCTAAAATGCCTCAAAAGAAAACAGGTATTAAACAATACCGAAAAAAGTCCTGAAAAAAGGTTAATTTGGGTAATTATTACTGAGGTGCTGCCTGCGAAATATAATGTGAGACATTACATCTGGATTTACGAATCTCTCTAAAACTTCATCGCCACCTATTGTTGCAACAGTGTACTCGCTGAATTTTACTAAATCATCGAGAAAAAGAATCCAAGCAGCCATTTTGTGAAAATCTATTGTTCCATGATGCTGGCGAAACTCAATCGTATTGTGATTTTTCAGGTACGTATAAAGATTCACCTTATGGTAACGATTGTCAATTCTTGTTTTACGTCTTAATTCTGTCAAATCGGACGATTCGAGTGCTTTCATCAATGTTTTAAATCCGTTGTCGCCTTCTTTTCTGAGACTTTTTGTGTAATAATTTGAATCACCACGCCGCGAGGGGGCAAGAAACGAATCTATATCGTTTTCCAATATTGCGTAGTTTCCAACAATATTTTTCCAATCCTTTACCTGAAAGTTTTGAGAATCAAAATGCACGTGAAAACCACAACTCCTGTTTACTTCTGCGCCTTTTTCGTTCAACACATCGCAGGCTTTTTTGAGAGATTTTAAACCTTCAATACCTGTTAAAACAGGACTTACGACTTCTACTGCGTAGTAAGAACCTGAAGGAATAAGTATGGAAGAGTCGTGATGCGCTTTAAAATTTTGTCCGGTTACTTGTCGTATTTTATCAATCAGTCTCGCTTTTGAGACAGCAGAATCTCCTCCTTCAATTGGCAAAAAACATTCAATTTCAACGCCAAATTTACGCCTAAAATTAGGATGGCGTTCAAGTTCTATTGTATATGCCTCATGTGTTGAAGCGCCCTCACGAGTAACTTGTACTCCCGCTGTCTGAGATGCTGCCCGAACACTTGGAGGCAATTCACTTTGAGAGGTGCGGTTTCTTCGCAATACACGACTCACTCTTCCAGTTGCCGATTCATTCGTTAATGCGCTAACTTGCTCCACTCTGCGCGAGGTACTTCTGCCAGACGACGAGGTTCTGTTTCTACCAACAATTGATTGGCGAACGTGGCCGGCTGACATATTGAGCAGCCGCGCGATTTCGGCAGCAGGT containing:
- a CDS encoding amidoligase family protein — its product is MPERIQNNAEIRSIVNGSGTKSDKARRLAAIGVPAAEIARLLNMSAGHVRQSIVGRNRTSNRSTSSTESSTSTRHTTSIDTNNAEIRSIVNGSGTKSDKARRLAAIGVPAAEIARLLNMSAGHVRQSIVGRNRTSSSGRSTSRRVEQVSALTNESATGRVSRVLRRNRTSQSELPPSVRAASQTAGVQVTREGASTHEAYTIELERHPNFRRKFGVEIECFLPIEGGDSAVSKARLIDKIRQVTGQNFKAHHDSSILIPSGSYYAVEVVSPVLTGIEGLKSLKKACDVLNEKGAEVNRSCGFHVHFDSQNFQVKDWKNIVGNYAILENDIDSFLAPSRRGDSNYYTKSLRKEGDNGFKTLMKALESSDLTELRRKTRIDNRYHKVNLYTYLKNHNTIEFRQHHGTIDFHKMAAWILFLDDLVKFSEYTVATIGGDEVLERFVNPDVMSHIIFRRQHLSNNYPN